From the genome of Holophagales bacterium:
ACTACGTCCTGAAGTCGATCGAGACGATCTACGCCACGTCGAGCGGGCCGGGAGAGATCCGCCGCGTCAACGTCAACGTCGCGCCGCTGACGCAGCAGGAGTTCGTCCGCCTGAAGGACGCGAAGATCGGCACCTACCAGCTCTTCCAGGAGACGTACCACCGCGAGACCTACGGCAGGGTCCACGTCGCCGGGAAAAAGGCCGACTTCGACTGGCGGCTCTCGGCCATGGACCGGGCGATGGAGGCCGGAATCGACGACGTCGGCATCGGCGCGCTCTTCGGCCTCTTCGACTGGCGGTTCGAGCTCCTCGCGCTCATGCAGCACGTCGAGCACCTCGAGACGGCCTTCGGCGTGGGACCGCACACGATCTCCGTCCCGCGCATCGAGCCTGCCACGGGCTCCGCCCTCGCCGCGCACCCCACGCACCCCGTCTCCGACGTCGACTTCCAGAAGCTCGTCGCGATCCTGCGCCTCGCCGTCCCCTACACGGGGCTCATCCTCTCGACGCGCGAGACGGCGGAGATGCGCCGGGAGACGTTCGCCCTCGGCATCTCGCAGATCTCCGCCGGCAGCCGGACGAACCCGGGGGGATACGACGACGGCCCGGGCGAGCTCCACGCCGGACAGTTCTCCCTCGGCGACCACCGCCCGCTCGACGAGGTGATCCGCGACGTCGCCTCCCTCGGCTTCGTCCCGTCGTTCTGCACGGCCTGCTACCGCCTCGGGCGGACCGGCGCCGACTTCATGGACGTCGCGAGACCCGGAGACATCAAGGAGCACTGCAACCCGAACGCCCTCGCGACGTTCCAGGAGTACCTCGACGACTACGGCTCAGAGGAGACGAAGCGGGAGGGCGAGGCGTGCATCGCGCGGACGCTCACCGAGATGGAGCCACCGCTTCGGGAAAAGGCGGCCGAAATGGTCGAGCTCGTGAAGAGTGGCCGCCGCGACGTCTACTGCTGAGGAGCGCGAAGGATGAACACGGCCCCGCGCAGCCTCCGCACCCACATCGGCCTCTTCGGCCGGCGCAACGTCGGCAAGTCCAGTGTCCTGAATGCGCTCACCCGGCAGGAGGTCGCCATCGTCTCGGCGACGCCGGGGACGACGACCGACCCGGTCGAGAAGCCGATGGAGTTCCTCCCCCTCGGGCCGGTCCTCTTCGTCGACACCGCGGGAATCGACGACGAGGGGGCGCTCGGCGTGCAGAGGATCGCGAAGACGCGCAAGGCGCTCGAGCGGACCGACCTCGCCCTTCTCGTCGCCGAGGCGGGTTCGTGGGGCCCGTTCGAAGAGGAG
Proteins encoded in this window:
- the hydG gene encoding [FeFe] hydrogenase H-cluster radical SAM maturase HydG, whose translation is MVSLTARSGAAVHIDDEAAWRDLASASQTDAGEVRDLLAKALEMKGLRGRDLAVLSGICDPGLLDELFDTARRVKETIYGKRLVLFAPLYISNLCGNECLYCAFRVRNTELERRTLTQEEIAREVRWLEEQGHKRILLVAGEAYPKEGFDYVLKSIETIYATSSGPGEIRRVNVNVAPLTQQEFVRLKDAKIGTYQLFQETYHRETYGRVHVAGKKADFDWRLSAMDRAMEAGIDDVGIGALFGLFDWRFELLALMQHVEHLETAFGVGPHTISVPRIEPATGSALAAHPTHPVSDVDFQKLVAILRLAVPYTGLILSTRETAEMRRETFALGISQISAGSRTNPGGYDDGPGELHAGQFSLGDHRPLDEVIRDVASLGFVPSFCTACYRLGRTGADFMDVARPGDIKEHCNPNALATFQEYLDDYGSEETKREGEACIARTLTEMEPPLREKAAEMVELVKSGRRDVYC